A stretch of DNA from Trueperaceae bacterium:
ATGGTGATGCTGGTGTTGCCGACGCGCTCCACCCACGTCTCGACACTCACGCGCTCCCCCAACCGCACCTGGCGGCGGTAATCGAGCGCGAGGCGCGCGAGGATGAAACCGCCCGGCTCTATGCCGAGCGCGCGCATGAACTCGACGCGCCCCAGCTCGGCGTAAGTGGCGTAGACCGCGTTGTTGATGTGCCCCAGGGCGTCCGTGTCGGCGAACCGGACCTGGATCTCCGTGCGGTGGCGCTTCACGCGCCTCCCTTCCCGCCGCGTGGCGGGGCAGCGCGGCGGGCGGCCTTAGGGTCCCGAGCGCGCTCCGCGCCGGCACGCGACCGCGCGGCCGACACGGTCGGCCGCGCCGCGCCCGGCGCCGGCTGGCACGTCGGGCAGTGCGTCGTGCCCCGCTGCCCGACGACGGAGCGCTCCATCTCCGTCCCGCAGCGGGGGCACGCCTCGCCGGCGCGGCCGTAGGCGAGGAGCTGACGCGCGTACTCGCCCGTCCCGCCACGCACGGTGCGGTAGTCGGACAGCGTCGTGCCCTGGGCGGCGACGGCCGCAGCCAGCACCTCACGGATGGCGGCGTGCAAGGCGGCGACCTGGTCCTCGCCCAGCCAGGCGGCCGACGTGAGGGGGTGGATGCCGGCGCGCCACAACGCCTCGTCGGCGTAGATGTTGCCGACGCCGGCCACGGGCCGCTGGCTCAGGAGGTACGCCTTGACGGGCATGGTGGAGCGCGCGCAGG
This window harbors:
- the mutM gene encoding bifunctional DNA-formamidopyrimidine glycosylase/DNA-(apurinic or apyrimidinic site) lyase encodes the protein MRRELAPWLTGREVRSVDLLAPAGPKYAGLERLAGRLIEGVGRRGKFLLMPLSGGLELVAHLGMTGVIADHAPDLRASTHLRVKVELSGGDPGTLFFIDPRRFGRFLVVDAGRYPTLPTLAALGPEPLGDDFTHTGLAAACARSTMPVKAYLLSQRPVAGVGNIYADEALWRAGIHPLTSAAWLGEDQVAALHAAIREVLAAAVAAQGTTLSDYRTVRGGTGEYARQLLAYGRAGEACPRCGTEMERSVVGQRGTTHCPTCQPAPGAARPTVSAARSRAGAERARDPKAARRAAPPRGGKGGA
- a CDS encoding acyl-CoA thioesterase, coding for MKRHRTEIQVRFADTDALGHINNAVYATYAELGRVEFMRALGIEPGGFILARLALDYRRQVRLGERVSVETWVERVGNTSITMRQVVLAGGGAGAAVATAAAPEGAAAVATAVATAVAAEVEAVAVTFDYATNGPVRVPDRMRELFRSWQEG